A stretch of the Acomys russatus chromosome 23, mAcoRus1.1, whole genome shotgun sequence genome encodes the following:
- the Fam241a gene encoding uncharacterized protein FAM241A has product MCSAGELLWGGAGGGECDEDGAAPAVRAVEREPGASPRRGRPQGEGEQDVEESQNHTGEPIGDDYKKMGTLFGELNKNLLNMGFTRMYFGERIVEPVVVIFFWLMLWFLGLQALGLVAVLCLVIIYVQQ; this is encoded by the exons ATGTGCTCGGCCGGGGAGCTGCTGTGGGGCGGCGCCGGCGGCGGGGAGTGCGACGAGGACGGGGCGGCGCCGGCAGTGCGGGCGGTGGAGCGGGAGCCCGGGGCGAGCCCGCGGCGCGGGCGGCCGCAGGGCGAGGGCGAGCAG GACGTTGAAGAATCACAGAACCACACTGGCGAACCCATTGGAGATGACTACAAAAAGATGGGAACACTTTTTGGTGAACTGAACAAAAACCTCCTCAACATGGGCTTCACCAGGATGTACTTTGGAGAACGGATTGTGGAACCAGTAGTGGTCATTTTCTTTTGGCTTATGCTCTGGTTCCTTGGCCTACAAGCCCTTGGACTGGTTGCTGTTCTTTGTCTTGTCATTATTTATGTACAGCAGTAA